Genomic window (Carassius auratus strain Wakin unplaced genomic scaffold, ASM336829v1 scaf_tig00025154, whole genome shotgun sequence):
tgctctcaaaccaaacagaatgATCTACAGAAAACTGGAGTCAATAAATATTTcccctgcactcagtgtggaaagatttTTATACGCAAATATGGTCTTGATGTTCACAttagagttcacactggagagagaccaTTCCCATGTGAATATTGTGGAAAGACATTCACACAAATATCACACCTTTATgtacacatgaacatccacactaaAGAGAAACTGTactcatgtgatcagtgcgggcaAACGTTTTTGAGGGCTTCAGTCCTAAAGCAGCACCTGAgagttcatacaaaggagaagccatattcatgtaatttgtgtggaaagagtttttcatgtCTACAACATTTGAAAGTACATCAGAAAGTACATGTTGTTGAAAGAGATTACATATGCTGTGAGTGTGGGAAGACTTTTACTACAGTAAGCTGTTTAAAACGGCACCAGAGGATTCACACTGCAGAAAAACCTTAcaaatgttcacactgtgacaagagattcaatcagtCTTCatacctgaaaacacatgagaggatccacactggagagaaaccttacaagtgttcacactgtgacaagagattctgTCAGTcagcaaatctgaaaacacaccagaggattcacactggagaaaaaccttacaagtgtttacact
Coding sequences:
- the LOC113078302 gene encoding gastrula zinc finger protein XlCGF17.1-like; protein product: MRSAAVKMFVKEESEENSREPETCTIKHEETETWRIKHNEPETWRIKHEEPEIYRGKQEEPERWRIKHEHQGELIKKYKENEESSEVEETNHVKPGEKPMSCSQTKQNDLQKTGVNKYFPCTQCGKIFIRKYGLDVHIRVHTGERPFPCEYCGKTFTQISHLYVHMNIHTKEKLYSCDQCGQTFLRASVLKQHLRVHTKEKPYSCNLCGKSFSCLQHLKVHQKVHVVERDYICCECGKTFTTVSCLKRHQRIHTAEKPYKCSHCDKRFNQSSYLKTHERIHTGEKPYKCSHCDKRFCQSANLKTHQRIHTGEKPYKCLHCDKRFCNSGVLKTHKRIHTGERPYPCTACGKCFKNVSNLNSHTKTIHSK